In Glycine max cultivar Williams 82 chromosome 7, Glycine_max_v4.0, whole genome shotgun sequence, a single window of DNA contains:
- the LOC100820023 gene encoding putative pectinesterase/pectinesterase inhibitor 28, protein MSEGNAGKGKKIAIIGVSTLLLVAMVVAVTIGVNLNENGSNNDIEDNKKDHVASSIKAVQTLCHPTNYEKECEESLIAGAGNTTDPKELIKIFFNITITKIGDKLKETNILHEIEEEPRAKMALDTCKQLMDLSIGELTRSLDGINEFNLINVDKILMNLKVWLSGAVTYQDTCLDGFENTTSDAGKKMKDLLTIGMHMSSNALAIVTGLADTVNDWNITKSFGRRLLQDSELPSWVDQHRLLNENASPFKRKPNVTVAIDDSGDFKSINEALKQVPEKNRKPFVIYIKEGVYQEYVEVTKKMTHVVFIGEGGKKTRISGNKNFIDGTNTYRTATVAIQGDHFVAINMGFENSAGPHKHQAVALRVQADKSIFYNCSMDGYQDTLYAHTMRQFYRDCTISGTIDFVFGNALAVFQNCTFVVRKPMENQQCIVTAQGRKEIQQPSGIVIQGGSIVSDPEFYSVRFENKAYLARPWKNYSRTIIMDTYIDDLIDADGYLPWQGLEGPSGMDTCFYAEYHNIGPGSDKSKRVKWAGIWNLNSKAARWFSPSKFFHGTDWIEVTGIPYFPGVPKHHRHKKTILNWQ, encoded by the exons ATGTCCGAGGGAAATGcagggaaaggaaagaaaatcgCCATCATTGGTGTCTCAACCTTATTGTTGGTGGCTATGGTTGTGGCGGTCACAATTGGGGTCAATCTCAATGAGAATGGTTCCAACAATGATATAGAGGACAACAAGAAAGATCATGTTGCTTCTTCCATAAAAGCCGTCCAAACCCTTTGTCATCCCACAAATTATGAGAAAGAATGCGAGGAAAGCCTTATAGCTGGGGCTGGAAATACCACAGATCCAAAAGAACTCATCAAAATTTTCTTCAACATCACCATTACAAAAATTGGTGATAAACTCAAAGAAACTAATATTTTGCATGAGATTGAGGAGGAACCCAGAGCCAAGATGGCACTTGACACTTGCAAGCAACTCATGGATCTTTCTATTGGGGAATTAACAAGGTCACTTGATGGAATAAATGAGTTTAACCTCATAAATGTTGACAAAATCCTCATGAATTTAAAAGTTTGGCTTAGTGGTGCGGTTACATACCAAGATACTTGCTTGGATGGGTTTGAGAACACCACTAGTGATGCTGGCAAAAAGATGAAGGATTTGTTGACGATAGGCATGCATATGAGCAGCAATGCCCTTGCCATTGTAACAGGTTTGGCTGACACTGTTAATGATTGGAATATCACAAAATCATTTGGGCGTCGCCTCCTTCAAGATTCTGAGCTTCCGTCATGGGTTGATCAACATAGACTCCTTAATGAAAATGCAAGTCCATTCAAACGCAAGCCTAATGTTACTGTAGCCATAGATGATAGTGGAGATTTCAAAAGCATCAATGAGGCATTGAAGCAAGTGCCTGAGAAAAACCGAAAGCCATTTGTGATCTACATCAAGGAGGGCGTTTACCAAGAGTATGTTgaagttacaaaaaaaatgaccCATGTGGTGTTTATTGGTGAAGGGGGGAAAAAGACACGAATATCTGGTAACAAAAACTTCATAGATGGAACGAACACTTATAGAACTGCCACTGTCG CTATTCAAGGAGATCACTTTGTGGCCATCAATATGGGGTTTGAGAATTCTGCTGGACCTCATAAGCATCAAGCGGTGGCATTGAGAGTCCAAGCAGACAAGTCCATCTTTTACAATTGCTCAATGGATGGGTATCAAGACACACTTTATGCACACACCATGCGTCAATTCTATAGAGATTGCACCATTTCAGGTACCATCGACTTTGTGTTCGGTAATGCACTAGCTGTTTTTCAAAATTGCACTTTCGTGGTCCGAAAGCCAATGGAGAACCAACAATGCATTGTGACTGCACAAGGTAGAAAAGAGATACAACAACCATCTGGAATAGTAATCCAAGGGGGATCCATTGTGTCTGATCCTGAATTCTACTCAGTGAGATTTGAGAACAAGGCTTACCTAGCTCGTCCATGGAAGAATTACTCTAGGACCATTATCATGGACACATACATTGATGATTTGATTGACGCGGATGGGTATTTGCCATGGCAAGGACTAGAGGGTCCTTCTGGTATGGATACTTGCTTCTATGCCGAGTACCACAACATTGGCCCTGGTTCAGACAAATCCAAGCGTGTGAAATGGGCTGGGATTTGGAACCTCAATTCAAAAGCAGCACGTTGGTTCTCACCATCTAAGTTTTTTCATGGAACTGATTGGATTGAGGTTACTGGAATTCCTTACTTTCCTGGCGTGCCGAAACACCATAGGCACAAAAAGACAATACTTAATTGGCAATAA